The DNA window ATCGTCGGCAGCAAGCATCCGACCACGCTCTACCTCGTGGTGCCGCCGTCGGACATCAACCGGACCAAGCCGCTGATCCGGCTGATCCTCAATCAGATCGGCCGGCGGCTCACGGAGGATCTGAAGGCGAAGGGCAACCGCCATCGCCTTCTCCTGATGCTCGACGAATTTCCGGCGCTCGGCCGCCTCGACTTCTTCGAGAGCGCCCTGGCGTTCATGGCCGGTTACGGTCTCAAAGCCTTCCTCATCGCCCAGTCGCTGAATCAGATCGAGAAGGCCTATGGGCCAAATAATTCGATCCTCGATAATTGCCATGTGCGCGTCAGCTTCGCGACCAATGACGAACGGACCGCCAAACGTGTCTCGGACGCGCTCGGCACCGCGACCGAGATGCGCGCGATGAAGAACTATGCCGGTCACCGCCTGTCGCCCTGGCTCGGCCACATGATGGTCTCGCGCTCGGAAACAGCCCGGCAACTGATGACGCCTGGCGAGATCATGCAGCTTCCGCCTTCCGACGAGATCGTCATGGTTGCCGGTACGCCACCGATCCGCGCGAAGAAAGCGCGGTACTATGAGGATCGCCGGTTTCAGGAGCGCATCGTAACGCCGCCGAACCTGGTGAAACCGACAACGGCACGGCCCGATGACTGGAGCGCGCTGCCGCTTCCAGCGGCGCCGACCGTGTCGATCGCGACCAACGGCGAGCATGGATCGGAGGATGAGGATACGACCGACTCCGAGCGCCGGCATCAGCCGGAACTGAGCCGCGCAAAGCCCGTCGAGCCAAGGCAGCCCATCGAAAACGAATTTGAGATCGATCCTCGCGATGACGCCGACGAGGACGCCGCACGTCTCTCGAGGATGAATCAGACCATGCGCCAGGTCGCACGCCAAGCATCGCTCGATCCCGGCGACGGTATCGAGCTTTAGGAGGCACCATGGCAAAGCCTCCCAAAAAGCAGCGGCTATCGGTGTATCTCGAACCCGACGTCATGAAGGCGCTCGCCGCGCACGCCGCCCGGCGCGATCAATCCCTCTCGCTGATCGCGGAAGCTGGCATCGCCTCCTTCCTGTCGCCCGACGCTGCCGAACGGCAGGAGGCGGCTACGACGAAACGGCTCGACCAGCTCGACCGGCGAATGGCGCGTATGGAGCGTGATCTTGGAATCGCCGTCGAAACGCTGGCCGTCTTCATCCGATTCTGGCTGACGACGAACCCGCCGCTCCCCGAGCCCGCCCAGGCAGCGGCGCGCGCCAAAGCCGGCGAGCGCTACGAAGCGTTCGTCACCGCGCTCGGCCGGCGACTCGCTCACGGGCCCAAGCTACGGCAAGAGATTTCCGAGGACATCACGCCCGCGCACGACGCGGATTAATCACGGCCACGTCCACTTCAAGTATTCCGGCGTTCCGCCGTTTCCCTGTATTTGTACGCCACAGTACGACGACCACATTATGGTTGTTGTCAGGCCATGATTTCTGCCTCTTCTACTCATCCCCGATCCAGGGCCGCATGTCGCGGTCCCGCAAGAGAACGGGGACGACGTGGCGGCCACTCACCAGAAATCGGAGGCGATCCTTCGCGGCGCGCGCATGCTGCGCACGGCCCTCGGGCCGGCGATCGCCCGGTTTCTGGAAGACCCCGCGATCGTCGAGGTGATGCTCAACCCCGATGGGCGGCTCTGGGTCGACCGGCTTTCCGAAGGACTTTCCGACACGGGAGAGCTGCTGTCGCCGTCGGACGGCGAGCGGATCATCCGCCTCGTCGCCCATCATGTCGGCGCGGAGGTTCATCCCGGCGCCCCGCGTGTCTCGGCCGAGCTGCCCGAGACGGGAGAGCGGTTCGAGGGGCTGTTGCCTCCCGTGGTGTCCGCGCCGGCCTTCGCGATCCGCAAGCCCGCCGTCGCCGTCTTCACGCTCGACGATTACGTCGCCGCCGGGATCATGGCGGGCGGTCAGGCCGAGACGCTGCGCCAGGCCGTCGCCGACCGCCGCAACATTCTGGTCGCCGGCGGGACGTCGACAGGCAAGACCACGCTTACCAACGCGCTGCTAGCCGAGGTCTCGAAGACCTCCGACCGCGTCGTGCTGATCGAGGATACGCGCGAGCTGCAATGCGCCGCGCCAAATCTGGTCGCGATGCGGACCAAGGACGGCGTCGCCTCGCTCTCCGATCTGGTTCGCTCTTCGCTTCGCCTGCGCCCCGACCGCATCCCGATTGGAGAGGTGCGCGGCGCCGAGGCGCTCGATCTGTTGAAGGCCTGGGGCACCGGCCACCCCGGCGGCGTCGGAACGATCCACGCCGGCACCGCCATCGGCGCGCTGCGTCGGATGGAGCAGCTCATCCAGGAAGCCGTCGTCACCGTCCCGCGCGCGCTGATCGCCGAAACGATCGATCTCGTCGCCGTGCTCTCCGGCCGCGGCGCCTCGCGCCGGCTCGCCGAACTCGCCCGCATCGAGGGTCTCGGCCCCGACGGCGACTACCGCGTCACCCCCGCAAGCCAGCCCCTCACAGGAGACCCGTCATGATCCAGCATGCTTTGCGCATCCGCCGCCATATCGCCACGGCGGTGTCCGTCAGTTTTCTCACGCTGGCGCTCGCGCCGGCCGCCCACGCCTCCGGCTCGTCGATGCCCTGGGAGGCACCGCTGCAATCGATCCTCGAATCGATCGAGGGGCCGGTCGCCAAGATCATCGCGGTGATGATCATCATCATCACCGGCCTGACGCTCGCCTTCGGCGATACGTCGGGCGGCGCGCGTCGTCTGATCCAGATCGTCTTCGGCCTGTCGATCGCCTTCGCCGCATCGAGCTTCTTCCTGTCGTTCTTCTCGTTCGGCGGCGGAGCGCTCGTCTGATGGCCGACGGCGCGGACCATGGCGGCGAGTTGCCGGGCTTCTCGGTCCCGGTCCATCGGGCGCTGACCGAGCATATCCTGCTCGGCGGCGCTCCGCGCTCGCTCGCCATCCTCAACGGCACGCTGGCGGCCGCGCTCGGCCTGGGCCTGCGCCTCTGGCTGGTCGGCCTCGGCCTCTGGGCTGTCGGGCATTTCGCAGCCGTCTGGGCTGCCAAGCGCGATCCGCAGTTCGTCGACGTCGTGCGCAAGCATCTGCGCATCCCCGGCCACCTGTCGGTCTGAGGAGCGACGCCGATGATGAACCTCGCCGAATATCGCAACCGCAATACGCGGCTCGCCGACTTCCTGCCCTGGGTGGCGCTGGTCGGCGAAGGCATCGTGCTGAACAAGGACGGCAGCCTGCAGCGCACCGCGCGCTTCCGCGGCCCCGACCTCGACAGCGCCGTGCCGGCCGAACTGGTCGCTGTCGCCGGCCGGCTCAACAACGCCTTCCGTCGCCTCGGCTCCGGCTGGGCCATCTTCGTCGAAGCGCAGCGCCATGGCGCCGCGACCTATCCGGCCAGCGTGTTCGCCGACAGCGCATCCGGCCTGGTCGACGCGGAACGCAAGGCAGATTTCGAAGAGGCCGGCGCGCATTTCGAGTCCAGCTACTTCCTGACCTTCCTTTATCTGCCGCCGGCCGAGGACGCCGCACGGGCCGAGACCTGGCTCTACGAGGGCCGCGATCACACCGGCGTCGACGCGCACGAGATCCTGCGCGGTTTCGCCGACCGCACCGATCGCATCCTCCAGCTTATCGACGCCTTCATGCCGGAATGCGCCTGGCTCGATGACGGCGAGACGCTGACCTATCTGCACTCGACCGTCTCAACGAAGCGGCATCGCGTCCGCGTCCCCGAGACGCCGATGTATCTCGATGCGCTGCTCGCCGATCAGCCGCTGACCGGCGGGCTCGAACCCCGGCTCGGCGACGCGCATGTCCGCATCCTCACCATAGTCGGCTTTCCGACCGCAACCACGCCCGGCATCCTCGACGAGCTGAACCGGCTGGCCTTTCCGTATCGCTGGTCGACGCGGGCAGTCCTCCTCGACAAGACCGACGCCACCAAGCTGCTGACCAAGATCCGGCGGCAATGGTTCGCCAAGCGCAAATCGATCGCCGCCATCCTGAAGGAGGTGATGACCAACGAGGCCTCCGCCCTCGTGGACACCGATGCGTCCAACAAGGCGGCCGATGCCGACATGGCGTTGCAGGAGCTGGGCGCCGATTATGCCGGCCAGGCCTATGTGACCGCGACGATCACTGTCTGGGACGATGATCCGCGCATCGCCGCCGAGAAGCTGCGGATGGTCGAGAAGGTCATCCAGGGCCGCGACTTCACCGCGATGCCCGAGACGATCAACGCTGTGGACGCCTGGCTCGGCTCGCTGCCCGGCCATGTCTACGCCAATTTCCGCCAACCCCCGATCAACACACTGAATCTCGCCCACATGATCCCGCTGTCGGCGGTGTGGGCGGGACCGGAACGGGACGAGCATTTTGCAGCACCCCCACTGCTCTTCGGCAAAACCGAAGGCTCGACCCCGTTCCGGCTTTCCATCCATGTCGGCGATGTCGGCCATACGCTGATCGTCGGCCCCACAGGCGCCGGCAAGTCGGTGCTGCTGGCGCTGATGGCGTTGCAGTTCCGGCGCTATCGGCAATCCCAGGTCTTCGCTTTCGATTTCGGTGGCTCGATCCGGGCAGCCGCGCTCGCCATGCGTGGCGACTGGCACGATCTCGGCGGCGGCCTCACCGAAGGCTCAGACGACAGCGTGTCGCTTCAGCCGCTCGCGCGCATCGACGATGTCGCTGAGCGTGCATGGGCCTCCGACTGGCTGGTCGCGATCCTAATGCGCGAGAGCGTGGCCGTAACGCCGGAGGTGAAGGAGCATCTCTGGTCGGCCTTGTTCTCGCTGGCATCGGCGCCAATCACCGAGCGGACGCTGACGGGATTGTCCGTCCTACTCCAGTCCAACGATCTCAAGCAGGCGCTGCGACCTTATTGCGTCGGCGGTCCCTATGGTCGGCTGCTCGACGCCGAGGCCGAGCATCTGGGCGAAGCCAATGTTCAGGTCTTCGAAACCGAAGGGTTGATCGGCACCGGCGCCGCTGCCGCCGTGCTTGCCTATCTCTTCCACCGCATCGAGGACCGCCTCGACGGGCGGCCGACGCTGTTGATCGTCGATGAAGGCTGGCTCGCCCTCGACGATGAGGGCTTTGCGGGCCAGCTCCGCGAATGGCTGAAGACGCTGCGCAAGAAGAACGCCAGCGTCATCTTCGCTACGCAGTCGCTGTCGGACATCGACGGATCGGCGATCGCGCCGGCCATCATCGAGAGCTGTCAGACCCGCATCCTGTTGCCGAACGAACGCGCGATCGAGCCGCAGATCACGGCCATCTATCGCCGCTTCGGCCTCAACGATCGCCAGATCGAGATCCTCGCACGGGCGATGCCCAAGCGCGATTACTACTGCCAGTCCCGGCGCGGCAACCGGCTGTTCGAGCTGGGCCTGTCCGATGTCGCATTGGCGCTCTGCGCCGCCTCATCGAAGCAGCACCAGGCGCTCATCGCGGAAGTCCATGCCCGCAGCGGCACGGACGGCTTCCTTGTCGAGTGGCTTGCCGAAAACCGGCTCGCCTGGGCTGCCGACCTCATCGCCGACCTCACCAACGTCACTCCCCAAACCGATCCGGAGGCACGCCCATGACCCGTTCCGTTCATTCCCGCTCGCGCGTGCTGCGCATGACCGCAGCGCTGCTGACGGCTTCCGTCGCCGTGATGCCGTTTATGGCGCCGCCCGCCCACGCGCAGTTTGGCGGGATCGTCTACGACCCCACCAACTACGCCCAGAATCTTCTGACCGCCACGCGAGCGCTTCAGCAGATCAACAACCAGATCACGTCGCTTCAGAACGAGGCGACCGGTCTGATCAATCAGGCTCGCAACCTTACGAGCCTGCCGTTTTCGTCTCTCCAGCAGCTCCAGCAGTCCGTTCAGCGCACGCAACA is part of the Rhodopseudomonas sp. BAL398 genome and encodes:
- a CDS encoding TrbC/VirB2 family protein, encoding MIQHALRIRRHIATAVSVSFLTLALAPAAHASGSSMPWEAPLQSILESIEGPVAKIIAVMIIIITGLTLAFGDTSGGARRLIQIVFGLSIAFAASSFFLSFFSFGGGALV
- the trbB gene encoding P-type conjugative transfer ATPase TrbB, encoding MLRTALGPAIARFLEDPAIVEVMLNPDGRLWVDRLSEGLSDTGELLSPSDGERIIRLVAHHVGAEVHPGAPRVSAELPETGERFEGLLPPVVSAPAFAIRKPAVAVFTLDDYVAAGIMAGGQAETLRQAVADRRNILVAGGTSTGKTTLTNALLAEVSKTSDRVVLIEDTRELQCAAPNLVAMRTKDGVASLSDLVRSSLRLRPDRIPIGEVRGAEALDLLKAWGTGHPGGVGTIHAGTAIGALRRMEQLIQEAVVTVPRALIAETIDLVAVLSGRGASRRLAELARIEGLGPDGDYRVTPASQPLTGDPS
- the trbE gene encoding conjugal transfer protein TrbE, whose protein sequence is MMNLAEYRNRNTRLADFLPWVALVGEGIVLNKDGSLQRTARFRGPDLDSAVPAELVAVAGRLNNAFRRLGSGWAIFVEAQRHGAATYPASVFADSASGLVDAERKADFEEAGAHFESSYFLTFLYLPPAEDAARAETWLYEGRDHTGVDAHEILRGFADRTDRILQLIDAFMPECAWLDDGETLTYLHSTVSTKRHRVRVPETPMYLDALLADQPLTGGLEPRLGDAHVRILTIVGFPTATTPGILDELNRLAFPYRWSTRAVLLDKTDATKLLTKIRRQWFAKRKSIAAILKEVMTNEASALVDTDASNKAADADMALQELGADYAGQAYVTATITVWDDDPRIAAEKLRMVEKVIQGRDFTAMPETINAVDAWLGSLPGHVYANFRQPPINTLNLAHMIPLSAVWAGPERDEHFAAPPLLFGKTEGSTPFRLSIHVGDVGHTLIVGPTGAGKSVLLALMALQFRRYRQSQVFAFDFGGSIRAAALAMRGDWHDLGGGLTEGSDDSVSLQPLARIDDVAERAWASDWLVAILMRESVAVTPEVKEHLWSALFSLASAPITERTLTGLSVLLQSNDLKQALRPYCVGGPYGRLLDAEAEHLGEANVQVFETEGLIGTGAAAAVLAYLFHRIEDRLDGRPTLLIVDEGWLALDDEGFAGQLREWLKTLRKKNASVIFATQSLSDIDGSAIAPAIIESCQTRILLPNERAIEPQITAIYRRFGLNDRQIEILARAMPKRDYYCQSRRGNRLFELGLSDVALALCAASSKQHQALIAEVHARSGTDGFLVEWLAENRLAWAADLIADLTNVTPQTDPEARP
- a CDS encoding VirB3 family type IV secretion system protein, encoding MADGADHGGELPGFSVPVHRALTEHILLGGAPRSLAILNGTLAAALGLGLRLWLVGLGLWAVGHFAAVWAAKRDPQFVDVVRKHLRIPGHLSV